One part of the Mariniflexile litorale genome encodes these proteins:
- a CDS encoding S8 family serine peptidase, with product MKKKRLFLILLCTPFILLAQQDAWVYLKDKQDVTNSVANPISILTQKAIDRKNRHNIVIDTRDVPVNETYISQLKGATGISVFAKSKWFNAVHVRGTETNINNLLINFSFVDHIEFADKSLNVLKKVKHKQQSKFTETLISYNYGSAANQVQMIKGDQLHLLNYTGTGMTMAVIDAGFPNVNTMSGFQRLRNANNILGTYDFVGRDNDVYTNTTSNHGTLVLSTIAGYVENQFVGTAPDASFYLFITEDGLTENPVEESYWVEAAERADSLGVDVINSSLGYTMYDNPNYSHANADMNGNTTFITKGANIAFEKGMLIVNSAGNSGNDSWGIVGAPADAVGVFSIGAVRSNGTYAAFSSRGNNTQPTLKPDVVAQGQASVVITENDIITTANGTSFSSPIVAGGIICLWQSLPNKTNAEIMQLVRESASQYNAPDYFLGYGVPNLEIAMNKGLDVLNEGTDNLKIYPNPVYNELYFTVSSGELASLYIFDVLGKLVVKTLITHSNRIVNVSSLSKGMYIVKLQSSNELKSIKLIKK from the coding sequence ATGAAAAAAAAACGACTTTTTTTGATATTGTTGTGCACCCCATTTATTCTTCTAGCGCAACAAGATGCCTGGGTTTATTTAAAGGATAAGCAAGATGTAACAAATTCAGTTGCGAATCCCATATCTATTTTAACTCAAAAAGCCATCGATAGAAAAAATAGGCACAATATAGTTATTGATACTCGAGATGTTCCTGTAAACGAAACATATATTTCTCAACTTAAAGGAGCGACTGGCATAAGTGTTTTTGCAAAATCTAAATGGTTTAATGCGGTGCATGTAAGAGGCACAGAAACTAACATAAATAATTTGCTTATTAATTTTTCTTTTGTAGACCATATAGAATTTGCCGATAAAAGTTTAAACGTTTTAAAAAAAGTTAAACATAAACAACAATCAAAATTCACAGAAACGTTAATTTCTTATAATTACGGTTCTGCTGCTAACCAAGTTCAGATGATTAAAGGCGACCAACTTCACCTTCTTAATTACACAGGAACAGGTATGACTATGGCGGTTATAGATGCGGGATTCCCGAATGTGAATACCATGTCAGGATTTCAACGACTAAGAAATGCCAATAATATTTTAGGAACTTACGATTTTGTAGGACGAGATAATGATGTTTATACCAACACGACGAGTAATCATGGTACATTGGTATTAAGTACTATTGCTGGTTATGTTGAAAATCAATTTGTAGGTACCGCACCAGATGCTTCGTTTTATTTATTTATAACTGAAGATGGACTTACTGAAAATCCCGTTGAAGAAAGTTATTGGGTAGAAGCCGCCGAGCGTGCCGATAGTTTAGGAGTCGATGTTATAAATTCATCGTTAGGATATACAATGTATGATAATCCTAATTATAGCCATGCCAATGCCGATATGAATGGGAATACGACTTTTATTACAAAAGGTGCTAATATTGCTTTTGAAAAAGGTATGTTGATAGTTAATTCAGCTGGAAACTCTGGTAACGATAGTTGGGGAATAGTTGGCGCACCAGCCGATGCTGTGGGTGTATTCAGTATTGGGGCTGTACGATCCAATGGAACTTATGCTGCTTTTAGTTCACGTGGAAATAATACACAACCTACTCTTAAACCAGATGTGGTGGCACAAGGGCAAGCTAGTGTTGTAATTACAGAAAATGATATAATTACAACCGCAAATGGAACGAGTTTTAGCTCGCCCATTGTGGCAGGTGGCATAATTTGTTTGTGGCAATCTTTACCAAATAAAACAAATGCAGAAATTATGCAGTTGGTTCGAGAATCTGCGTCACAATATAATGCTCCTGATTACTTTTTGGGATATGGTGTCCCAAATTTAGAAATAGCTATGAATAAAGGTTTAGATGTATTAAATGAAGGGACTGATAACCTGAAAATATATCCTAACCCCGTATACAATGAGTTATATTTTACTGTAAGTTCGGGTGAACTCGCATCGCTTTATATTTTTGATGTTCTTGGTAAACTTGTTGTTAAAACCTTGATAACACACTCAAATCGTATTGTGAATGTTTCGTCCCTTTCTAAAGGTATGTACATCGTTAAACTTCAATCTTCAAATGAATTAAAATCAATTAAACTTATTAAGAAATAA
- a CDS encoding nitronate monooxygenase translates to MSTNRITPLFQIEHPIIQAGMVWNSGWRLASAASNSGILGLIGAGSMYPEVLREHIQKCKKATDKPFGVNVPMLYPNIQDIMDIIVEEGVKIVFTSAGNPKTWTSWLKERGVIVVHVVSSVKFALKAQEAGVDAVVAEGFEAGGHNGRDETTTLTLIPMVKEHIKIPLIAAGGIATGRAMLAAMILGADGVQVGSRFVASTESSAHDAYKQVVINTKEGDTQLTLKELAPVRLIKNKFYNKVQELYKTAPTPEQLKELLGRARAKKGMFEGDLDEGELEIGQISALINDIKPVAQIVEDMLYEFNLAKKQVEYL, encoded by the coding sequence ATGTCTACCAATAGAATTACTCCATTATTTCAAATAGAACATCCAATCATTCAAGCAGGCATGGTATGGAACAGTGGTTGGAGATTGGCATCGGCAGCAAGTAATTCCGGAATATTAGGTTTAATTGGCGCAGGATCTATGTATCCAGAAGTTTTACGAGAACATATTCAAAAATGTAAAAAAGCGACTGATAAACCTTTTGGAGTGAATGTACCTATGTTATACCCCAATATTCAAGACATTATGGATATTATAGTAGAGGAAGGCGTGAAAATAGTCTTTACTTCAGCAGGAAATCCTAAAACATGGACTTCTTGGTTAAAAGAACGAGGGGTTATAGTTGTACATGTTGTAAGTAGTGTGAAGTTCGCTTTAAAAGCACAAGAAGCAGGTGTGGATGCTGTTGTTGCCGAAGGTTTTGAGGCTGGAGGACATAATGGACGGGATGAAACCACTACTTTAACATTAATTCCCATGGTTAAAGAACATATAAAAATTCCTTTAATAGCAGCAGGAGGGATCGCTACAGGTCGTGCCATGTTAGCAGCAATGATTTTGGGAGCCGATGGGGTACAAGTTGGAAGCCGGTTTGTAGCTAGTACAGAAAGTTCTGCACACGATGCTTATAAACAAGTTGTTATTAATACAAAAGAAGGTGATACGCAATTAACTCTAAAAGAATTAGCACCCGTACGTTTAATAAAAAATAAGTTTTATAACAAAGTACAGGAACTATATAAAACAGCGCCTACGCCAGAGCAATTAAAGGAATTGTTAGGTAGAGCGCGTGCCAAAAAAGGCATGTTTGAAGGCGATTTAGATGAAGGGGAACTAGAAATAGGACAAATTTCTGCGTTAATAAACGACATCAAACCAGTGGCTCAAATAGTTGAAGATATGCTCTACGAATTTAATTTAGCTAAAAAGCAAGTTGAATATTTATAA
- a CDS encoding fasciclin domain-containing protein — MKKFKLISKMSLMVFALLMIVSCDDDDPVKTPETIAEIAIATPGLESLVTALDRAGLVNVLNSSGQYTVFAPTNAAFNTFLSTNNFASVSDVPVDVLTQVLLNHVIAEELSSSSLTTGYKNTLATYSDTDLNLSMFVNTTNGVKLNGVSNVTTANIEATNGVIHVVDAVIGIPTVVTFATADPNFTTLVSALTTLTPNTDFVSILSDTEEAFTVFAPTNDAFSALSSIPEESTLTQVLLHHVVSGNIQSGALTPNGNTVAPSLQGNNLTITLPGTGSNIANVTDGSGNSDIGIIAVNVQAGNGVIHVINKVAIPNLQS, encoded by the coding sequence ATGAAAAAATTTAAACTAATTAGTAAGATGTCATTGATGGTTTTTGCACTATTGATGATTGTATCGTGTGACGATGATGACCCTGTAAAAACACCAGAAACAATTGCAGAAATAGCCATTGCCACACCTGGTTTAGAAAGCTTAGTAACTGCATTAGATAGAGCTGGCTTAGTAAATGTCCTAAATAGTTCTGGGCAATACACCGTTTTTGCTCCAACAAACGCAGCTTTTAATACTTTTTTATCTACAAATAATTTTGCATCTGTTAGCGATGTTCCTGTGGATGTTTTAACTCAAGTATTATTAAATCATGTAATTGCTGAAGAATTATCTTCTTCAAGCTTAACTACAGGATATAAAAATACATTAGCAACTTATTCTGATACAGATTTAAACTTGAGTATGTTTGTAAACACCACTAATGGTGTAAAATTAAATGGTGTTTCAAATGTAACAACAGCTAATATTGAGGCAACAAATGGTGTTATACATGTTGTAGATGCTGTAATTGGAATTCCTACAGTGGTAACATTTGCTACGGCAGATCCTAATTTTACAACATTAGTAAGCGCATTAACCACGCTAACTCCTAACACAGATTTTGTATCCATATTATCTGATACAGAAGAAGCTTTTACTGTTTTTGCACCTACAAACGATGCTTTTAGTGCATTATCTAGTATTCCTGAAGAGTCAACTTTAACCCAAGTATTATTACATCATGTGGTTTCTGGAAATATTCAATCTGGAGCGTTAACTCCAAACGGAAATACTGTTGCACCAAGCTTACAAGGAAATAACTTAACAATAACCTTACCTGGAACAGGATCCAATATTGCTAACGTGACAGATGGTTCTGGAAACTCTGACATTGGAATAATTGCTGTAAATGTACAAGCGGGCAATGGCGTAATACATGTGATAAATAAAGTGGCTATACCTAATTTACAAAGTTAG
- a CDS encoding diacylglycerol kinase family lipid kinase: MKQIHFILNPIAGKGNNNLDLVFLNKYFNKKDFTIVVKPTHYKKHAIKLTQESIKENADVIVACGGDGTIHEVASCLVNSPIVLGIIPIGSGNGLASNLDIPKNLNKALTLIKNQAVKQIDVGLLNNHYFFSNTGIGFDAQVIKQYEASNERTLSSYIKATLKSLKKVNKLIEVETAINGKTIQHKPFLIFISNSNQMGYHVSLTPKASLQDGKLDILIVKKIGAFKIFLFTLLMFLKCHHILKEVTTFQSKNIKITQKNRPLFQIQIDGEFLMIKNHSIEISILEKALNVIAR, from the coding sequence GTGAAACAGATACATTTTATTCTAAATCCTATAGCTGGGAAAGGGAATAACAATCTAGATTTAGTGTTTCTTAACAAATATTTTAATAAAAAAGACTTTACGATAGTTGTAAAACCTACACATTATAAAAAGCATGCTATAAAATTAACGCAAGAGTCCATAAAAGAAAATGCTGATGTAATTGTAGCTTGTGGTGGTGATGGAACAATACACGAAGTAGCCTCTTGCTTAGTTAATTCCCCAATTGTTTTAGGCATTATTCCCATTGGTTCAGGAAATGGATTAGCGTCTAATTTAGATATTCCAAAAAACTTAAATAAAGCCCTCACACTAATTAAAAATCAAGCTGTAAAACAAATTGATGTAGGCTTATTAAATAACCATTACTTTTTTAGTAACACCGGTATTGGTTTTGATGCGCAAGTTATAAAACAGTATGAAGCATCAAACGAAAGAACTTTATCTAGCTACATTAAAGCCACTTTAAAATCACTAAAGAAGGTTAATAAATTAATTGAAGTTGAAACAGCTATAAATGGTAAAACCATTCAACATAAACCATTTTTAATTTTTATTTCAAATTCAAATCAAATGGGTTATCATGTCAGTTTAACCCCAAAAGCATCATTGCAAGATGGCAAATTAGACATTCTTATTGTAAAAAAAATAGGGGCTTTTAAAATCTTTTTATTTACGCTATTAATGTTTTTAAAGTGCCACCATATTTTAAAAGAAGTAACTACCTTTCAGAGCAAAAACATCAAAATTACTCAAAAAAACAGGCCCTTATTTCAAATTCAAATTGATGGTGAATTTTTAATGATAAAAAATCATAGCATAGAGATTTCTATACTCGAAAAGGCTTTAAATGTAATTGCAAGATAG
- a CDS encoding phosphatase PAP2 family protein: MIEKLLEYDTQLFLFLNNLGSPTWDRLWLLITHEVTFVPLYAILLFLLHKKYGLKALLIFVILVALMITFTDQITNVFKRGFVRPRPCGEANLIDHMRFIAVRCGKYGFFSGHASNSMAAAVFAGLMLRPYYKNLIFILLFWSAVVAYSRIYVGVHYPLDLLCGATFGALVGFLFYKLAQYNLKRFVTT, from the coding sequence ATGATTGAAAAACTTTTAGAATACGACACCCAACTATTTTTGTTTTTAAACAATTTGGGATCACCAACTTGGGATCGTTTATGGCTTCTTATAACTCATGAAGTTACTTTTGTACCTTTATATGCCATTTTATTATTTCTTTTACACAAGAAGTATGGACTTAAAGCATTATTGATTTTTGTAATCCTTGTAGCTTTGATGATAACCTTTACAGATCAAATTACCAATGTGTTTAAACGTGGGTTTGTAAGACCAAGACCTTGTGGCGAGGCAAATTTAATTGATCATATGCGTTTTATTGCTGTACGTTGCGGTAAATATGGTTTCTTTTCTGGGCATGCATCGAACTCCATGGCGGCGGCAGTTTTTGCAGGTTTAATGTTACGTCCTTATTATAAAAACCTCATATTTATTTTACTTTTTTGGAGTGCTGTTGTGGCCTATAGTAGAATTTATGTGGGGGTACATTATCCTTTAGATCTCCTTTGTGGAGCAACTTTTGGAGCCTTAGTTGGATTCTTGTTTTATAAGTTAGCCCAATATAATTTAAAGAGATTTGTTACAACTTAA
- a CDS encoding sulfatase-like hydrolase/transferase, with the protein MSLAFILRFCLTFWYYPQIDASVFILIKTFLIGFCFDIGTISFFALPYVFYLLIIPKKLYGSIFDRVVTYIAYSIGLLIFLFSFFAEITFWEEFERRFNFIAVDYLIYTYEVVKNINESYPIPLLLSAILSVLFVLIFITKKANVFKKTFDNDTVLKQKLIPSLLIFFIASIFVLFIKNEDAEQFKNRYNNELAKTGIYSFFAAFKSNELSYTEFYKTIDEDKAFSNVKQKLTAPNSEFLQPKGKQIYRTVTHADSINPAQKPNVIFICIESLSASYLNSLGSELKITPTLDSLSNESLFFTNLYATGTRTVRGMEAITLSIPPTPGRSIVKRDNNTDLFTIGEVFKQQGYERNFFYGGDGYFDNMNTYFGGNEFNIIDRGRGFLLDSDIKTKRTNIDDDEVTFENAWGVCDEDIYSKVLKEADEAYLTDTPFFNFVMTTSNHRPFTYPDNKIDIPSGTSREGAIEYTDYAIGSFLNQAKTKPWFSNTVFVIMADHCASSAGRWNLNIDKYRIPAMIFNLEKIAPQKIEKLSSQIDVFPTLFALLNWDYTSNLFGLDIMKMKKEDERAFIGNYRNLGLLKDQKLMILSDQHIVNYYEWETDNDNLIPKEINTTLLEETISFYQVADYLYRNNGLKLKNN; encoded by the coding sequence ATGTCACTCGCATTTATATTAAGATTTTGTTTAACATTTTGGTATTATCCGCAAATAGATGCTTCTGTATTTATTCTAATTAAAACCTTTTTAATTGGTTTCTGCTTTGATATTGGCACCATATCTTTTTTTGCATTACCCTATGTTTTTTATTTATTAATTATACCTAAAAAATTATACGGTTCTATTTTCGATCGTGTAGTTACCTATATAGCTTACTCGATTGGACTCCTTATTTTTCTATTTTCCTTTTTTGCTGAGATCACCTTTTGGGAAGAATTTGAACGTCGATTTAATTTTATAGCAGTAGATTATTTAATTTACACGTACGAAGTTGTTAAAAATATCAACGAATCTTATCCCATTCCGCTGTTATTAAGTGCTATTTTAAGTGTGCTTTTTGTACTTATATTCATTACTAAAAAAGCAAACGTATTCAAAAAAACATTTGATAATGATACGGTATTAAAACAAAAATTAATTCCATCCTTATTAATTTTTTTTATAGCTAGCATATTTGTTTTATTTATAAAAAATGAAGACGCCGAACAATTCAAGAACAGATACAACAACGAATTAGCAAAAACAGGTATTTATTCTTTCTTTGCCGCATTTAAAAGCAACGAATTATCATATACCGAGTTTTATAAAACCATTGATGAGGATAAAGCTTTTTCGAATGTTAAACAAAAATTAACGGCTCCTAATAGTGAATTTTTACAGCCAAAAGGAAAACAAATTTACAGAACTGTAACACATGCTGATAGCATAAATCCTGCACAAAAACCCAATGTTATTTTTATTTGTATTGAAAGTTTAAGTGCTTCTTATCTCAATTCTTTAGGAAGTGAATTAAAAATAACTCCAACACTTGACTCTCTGTCAAATGAAAGTTTATTTTTCACCAACTTATACGCAACAGGCACACGTACCGTAAGAGGTATGGAAGCCATTACTTTGTCCATTCCTCCAACACCAGGAAGAAGCATCGTTAAGCGTGATAATAACACCGATTTATTTACCATTGGAGAAGTTTTTAAACAACAAGGTTACGAGCGTAATTTCTTTTATGGAGGCGATGGCTATTTTGATAATATGAATACTTATTTTGGTGGCAATGAATTTAACATTATTGACAGAGGAAGAGGCTTTTTATTAGATTCTGATATAAAAACAAAACGGACTAATATTGATGATGATGAAGTAACTTTTGAAAATGCTTGGGGCGTATGTGATGAAGATATTTACAGTAAAGTTTTAAAAGAAGCTGATGAAGCATACCTAACTGACACCCCTTTCTTTAATTTTGTAATGACAACGTCTAACCACCGACCCTTTACTTATCCTGATAACAAAATTGATATACCTTCTGGCACCAGTAGAGAAGGTGCTATAGAATATACCGATTATGCTATAGGCTCTTTTTTAAATCAAGCCAAAACCAAGCCGTGGTTTAGTAACACCGTCTTTGTTATTATGGCTGATCACTGTGCTAGTAGTGCCGGACGTTGGAATTTAAATATAGATAAATACCGCATTCCTGCTATGATTTTCAACCTAGAAAAAATAGCACCTCAAAAAATAGAAAAACTAAGTTCTCAAATAGATGTGTTCCCTACCCTATTTGCACTTTTAAATTGGGATTACACTTCTAATTTATTTGGATTGGATATTATGAAAATGAAAAAAGAAGATGAACGTGCCTTTATAGGCAACTACCGAAATTTAGGACTTTTAAAAGACCAAAAATTAATGATCTTAAGCGACCAACATATTGTTAATTATTATGAATGGGAAACAGATAATGATAATTTAATACCCAAAGAGATTAATACGACGCTGTTAGAAGAAACTATTTCCTTTTATCAAGTAGCAGATTACCTGTACCGTAACAACGGTCTAAAATTAAAAAATAATTAG
- a CDS encoding RNA polymerase sigma factor, with amino-acid sequence MFQVDIIEQCKQNNRKAQLQLYNQYCDGMYSVAKRFLKDTDDAEDVVQEAFIKAFSKLNQYKAEVTFGAWLKRIVVNKSIDFLKSKKQRFVELEEVHLKVVDTTEDDKWLVEDTITLNDVKKAINNLPEKYQYVVMLYLIDGYDHQEISEILNISEVASRTQLSRGKVKLQELLKLKKNGTRY; translated from the coding sequence ATGTTTCAGGTTGACATTATAGAACAATGTAAACAAAACAATCGGAAGGCACAATTGCAGTTATACAACCAGTACTGCGATGGTATGTATAGTGTTGCCAAACGATTTTTGAAAGATACCGATGATGCTGAAGATGTAGTACAAGAGGCTTTTATTAAGGCATTTTCTAAACTTAATCAGTATAAAGCAGAAGTAACTTTTGGGGCTTGGTTAAAACGTATTGTAGTAAATAAAAGTATCGATTTTTTAAAATCTAAAAAACAACGGTTTGTTGAATTAGAAGAGGTGCACCTAAAAGTTGTTGATACTACAGAAGACGACAAATGGTTGGTAGAAGACACAATTACATTAAACGATGTAAAAAAGGCAATTAATAACTTACCCGAAAAGTATCAATACGTGGTAATGCTCTATTTAATTGATGGTTACGACCATCAAGAAATTTCAGAAATTTTAAATATTTCAGAAGTCGCATCGCGAACACAATTATCTAGAGGTAAAGTAAAATTGCAAGAACTGCTAAAACTTAAAAAAAATGGCACAAGATATTAG
- a CDS encoding MATE family efflux transporter has product MQLKDYTKEFTYNWQLAAPVMLGMLGHTFVGFVDNVMVGQLGTAELAAVSLGNSFMFIAMSLGIGFSTAITPLIAEADAEKDFEKGKSTFKHGLFLCTMIGIVLFLLVLLAKPLMYLMKQPPEVVELAIPYLDLVAISLIPLIIFQGFKQFSDGLSMTRHPMYATILANILNVVFNYLLIFGKFGFPEMGIVGAAYGTLISRVIMVWYLWYLLKLKEKSKAFVTNIKFFVLNKLMLKKLLNLGSPSAMQMFFEVGIFTAAIWLSGLLGKNPQAANQIALNLSSMTFMIATGLSVAAMIRVGNQKGLQNYIDLRRIAFSIFLLGIILAFCFAAMFFLLHNQLPKLYVDFDDAKNFIDNTEVVEIASKLLIVAAIFQISDSIQVIFLGALRGLQDVKIPTIITFISYWLIGFPISWFLGKEEAYGSFGIWLGLLAGLTTAAILLYIRFNYLTKKLIKVEMPQVS; this is encoded by the coding sequence ATGCAATTAAAGGATTATACCAAAGAGTTTACATACAATTGGCAATTGGCAGCGCCTGTGATGCTAGGTATGTTAGGACATACCTTCGTTGGATTTGTAGACAATGTTATGGTTGGACAACTAGGAACAGCTGAACTAGCAGCGGTATCTCTAGGTAATAGTTTTATGTTTATAGCTATGTCTTTAGGTATTGGTTTTTCTACAGCAATAACCCCTTTAATCGCTGAAGCTGATGCTGAAAAGGATTTTGAAAAGGGAAAATCGACATTCAAACATGGGTTGTTTTTATGCACCATGATTGGTATTGTACTTTTTCTGCTCGTGCTTTTGGCAAAACCTTTAATGTATTTAATGAAACAGCCTCCAGAGGTAGTTGAGTTGGCAATTCCTTATTTAGATTTGGTGGCCATTTCATTAATTCCTTTAATCATTTTTCAAGGATTTAAACAATTTAGTGACGGCTTATCTATGACACGTCACCCCATGTATGCTACAATTCTAGCCAATATTTTAAATGTGGTTTTTAATTATTTATTAATTTTTGGGAAATTTGGTTTTCCCGAAATGGGTATTGTTGGTGCGGCCTATGGCACATTAATATCTAGAGTTATCATGGTTTGGTATTTGTGGTATTTATTGAAATTAAAAGAAAAGTCGAAAGCATTTGTTACTAATATCAAGTTTTTTGTATTGAATAAATTAATGCTTAAAAAACTACTAAATTTAGGATCGCCAAGTGCGATGCAAATGTTTTTTGAGGTGGGTATTTTTACAGCAGCTATTTGGCTAAGTGGGCTGTTGGGGAAAAATCCACAAGCAGCAAATCAAATTGCATTAAACTTAAGTTCTATGACTTTTATGATTGCTACAGGTTTAAGTGTAGCTGCCATGATACGTGTAGGAAATCAAAAAGGATTGCAAAATTATATCGATTTACGTCGCATAGCCTTCTCTATATTTTTATTGGGTATTATTTTAGCATTTTGCTTTGCCGCCATGTTCTTTTTGTTGCATAACCAGTTACCAAAATTGTATGTAGATTTTGATGATGCAAAGAACTTTATAGATAATACAGAAGTTGTAGAAATAGCCTCAAAACTATTAATAGTAGCAGCTATTTTTCAAATAAGTGATAGTATTCAAGTTATATTTTTAGGTGCATTGCGAGGTTTGCAAGATGTTAAGATACCAACTATTATTACATTTATTTCATATTGGCTCATTGGGTTTCCCATTAGTTGGTTCTTAGGAAAAGAGGAAGCTTATGGAAGTTTTGGGATTTGGTTAGGATTACTTGCAGGATTAACAACTGCTGCTATTTTATTGTATATTCGATTTAATTATTTAACTAAAAAACTTATTAAGGTTGAAATGCCTCAAGTGAGCTAA
- the mnmA gene encoding tRNA 2-thiouridine(34) synthase MnmA, with protein sequence MKRVIIGLSGGVDSSVAAYLLKEQGYEVIGLFMKNWHDDSVTISNECPWLDDSNDAMLVAEKLGIPFQTVDLSEQYKERIVDYMFHEYEKGRTPNPDVLCNREIKFDVFMNIALELGADYVATGHYCRKGVIEKDGKEIYQLLAGEDDNKDQSYFLCQLSQQQLAKSLFPIGELTKPQVREIAMELDLVTAEKKDSQGLCFIGKVKLPDFLQQQLKPKEGVIVEIPKEQSIFNEEEPEFNSEEEKLQYLSRKIEYKVDQGKIVGKHQGAHYFTKGQRKGLAVGGTIEPLFVIDTDVNANVIYTGQGKEHPGLYKKVLFVTNEELHWVREDLALQVDETMQVLARIRYRQALEKATLHKVDSGLYVEFEGFQSAITEGQFVAWYLDDELVGSGVIC encoded by the coding sequence ATGAAACGAGTAATTATTGGACTTTCTGGTGGTGTAGATTCTAGCGTAGCAGCCTATTTATTAAAGGAGCAAGGATATGAAGTGATTGGTTTGTTTATGAAAAACTGGCATGACGATTCGGTAACAATTTCTAACGAATGTCCTTGGTTGGATGATAGTAACGATGCCATGTTGGTTGCAGAAAAATTGGGTATTCCTTTTCAAACGGTCGATTTAAGCGAGCAGTATAAAGAGCGTATAGTCGATTATATGTTTCATGAATATGAAAAAGGAAGAACACCAAACCCTGATGTGCTTTGTAATAGAGAAATAAAATTTGATGTTTTTATGAATATTGCTTTGGAACTTGGAGCCGATTATGTAGCTACTGGGCATTATTGCAGAAAAGGTGTTATTGAAAAAGATGGAAAAGAAATTTATCAGCTATTAGCGGGTGAAGATGATAATAAAGATCAATCGTATTTTTTATGTCAATTATCACAGCAACAATTAGCAAAATCATTATTTCCCATAGGTGAACTAACCAAACCACAAGTTCGAGAGATAGCCATGGAACTCGATTTAGTTACTGCAGAAAAGAAAGATTCGCAAGGACTTTGTTTCATAGGGAAGGTAAAATTGCCCGATTTTCTTCAACAGCAATTAAAACCGAAAGAAGGTGTTATTGTTGAAATTCCGAAAGAACAATCTATTTTTAATGAAGAGGAACCTGAATTTAATTCAGAAGAAGAAAAATTACAATATCTATCGCGAAAAATTGAATATAAAGTCGATCAAGGAAAAATAGTAGGCAAACACCAAGGAGCTCATTATTTTACAAAAGGTCAGCGTAAAGGTTTGGCGGTTGGTGGTACTATAGAACCTTTATTTGTAATTGATACCGATGTAAATGCTAATGTTATTTATACAGGTCAAGGGAAAGAACACCCTGGTTTGTATAAAAAAGTATTGTTTGTTACCAACGAAGAGTTGCATTGGGTACGTGAAGATTTAGCATTACAAGTAGACGAAACAATGCAAGTATTAGCAAGAATTCGATACAGACAGGCTTTAGAGAAAGCTACGTTGCATAAAGTAGATAGTGGTTTATATGTAGAATTTGAAGGATTCCAATCAGCAATAACCGAAGGCCAATTTGTAGCATGGTATTTAGATGATGAGTTAGTAGGTTCAGGAGTTATTTGTTAA
- a CDS encoding DUF2911 domain-containing protein encodes MNTFLKRILILLSIFTIGLFIYCIFVENIFEPRLSPKDTVKFELNDLELKVFYNRPYKKGREVFGALVPYNEVWRTGANEATTFETNQNLTIRGMQLPAGKYTLWTVPKDSIWTVIFNSKQYKWGVDKEMKPMWDPNYDVVDIEVPVNKLNSTVEQFTIAFDNSTDSLALTLAWDDVKVTVPLKE; translated from the coding sequence ATGAATACCTTTTTGAAACGCATTTTAATACTATTATCTATTTTTACTATAGGCTTATTTATATACTGCATTTTTGTCGAAAATATTTTCGAACCTCGATTAAGTCCCAAGGACACGGTAAAATTTGAATTGAATGATTTAGAACTTAAAGTGTTTTACAACCGTCCTTATAAAAAAGGAAGAGAGGTTTTTGGAGCATTGGTACCTTATAATGAGGTATGGAGAACAGGTGCCAATGAAGCAACTACTTTTGAAACCAATCAAAATTTAACTATAAGAGGCATGCAATTACCTGCTGGAAAATATACTTTATGGACTGTTCCAAAAGATAGTATATGGACTGTTATTTTTAATTCAAAACAATACAAATGGGGTGTTGATAAAGAAATGAAACCTATGTGGGATCCCAACTACGATGTGGTTGATATTGAAGTGCCTGTTAATAAATTAAATTCAACAGTAGAACAATTTACCATCGCTTTTGATAATTCTACCGATAGTTTAGCTTTAACCTTGGCTTGGGATGATGTAAAGGTTACCGTTCCTCTTAAAGAATAA